From one Sulfurimonas sp. HSL-3221 genomic stretch:
- the dnaE gene encoding DNA polymerase III subunit alpha — protein MSVQPFTHLHLHTEYSLLDGANKISNLAKRVKELGMTSVAMTDHGNMFGAIDFWHQMKGEGIKPIIGMEGYIHNGETLDDKSTRQRFHICLYAKNQKGYENLMYLSSMAYIHGFYYFPRITKQELREHSEGLVCTSACLQGEVSWHLNTNSERNVKFGAGGYDEAKRVALEYKEIFGEDFYLELMRHGIADQLFIDEPLLKLSQETGIKLVATNDTHYTFPDDAQYHEAFMCIGMNKLYDDPNRLRHSVHEFYVKSPEQMQRLYADVPEALEATQEIVDKCQLELELGNPTPPNFKFTREYAAKEGLNIDHADDAPLGQNATADDKKKWMGAADKNDAEFFIHRCRLGLEERLKHVPPERHEEYRARLEYEMDVINSMKFPGYMLIVWDFVAEAKRMGVAVGPGRGSAAGSLVAYALEITDIDPMKYDLLFERFLNPERVSMPDIDMDFMQARRGEVIDYVVRKYGRNQVAQIITFGSLLAKGVIRDVSRVLDMPLSQADKMAKLIPEELGITLNGKKKGDDFKPGAFQKEPKIKELIDTDPQAKRVWEFSLKLEGLKRNAGMHAAGVVISNEELWKKTPIYKPPGEETFVTQYSLNYLEDVDLIKFDFLGLKTLDVIDNAIKLVKTRYDKVIDWNTINVDDPKVYEVIQSGATVGMFQIESSGMQDLNKRLKPSNFEDLIAVLALYRPGPMESGMLDDFIERKHGRKKIFYPFEEVSFDMLKETLEPTYGMIVYQEQVMQIVQTVGGFSLGGADIVRRAMGKKKADLMEKYNREFSEGAQQQGLDYKKASALFDLIEKFAGYGFNKSHSAAYAMVTFQTAWLKTYYPQEFMAALLTSEKDNTDKVVKYIDEVKRMGIELSPPDINDSQLEFSATRKDDQDHILFGLGAIKGVGTSAVKSILEVRKDGEFTDLQDFVNRIDPQKVNKKVLESIAKAGGFDRYQYSRRALLEQMETVIETAKDSMQARKNAAGSLFGDDADVTTVQLRLEDAPEFGLKQILEFEKETLGFYVSGHPLDDYREELDQLEYTLSSDLENIADGSYAIFIGKVEEITKKISKKGNQFGIVNIMDFHGNLEVMLFSDKLEELEAMNLDEPIAFKVKVTHTEMFTRTSVTKIMSLKEVKKESKKVSTKIREVPQEPLTLRLHLDNGVERLEELYRLVRRHPGTRPLKLNIVSKLQNVVIDSAIRVNNSIMEELAGLSDVDVA, from the coding sequence ATGAGCGTCCAACCCTTTACCCACCTGCACCTGCACACCGAATACTCCCTGCTCGACGGCGCGAACAAGATCAGCAACCTGGCCAAACGCGTCAAGGAGCTCGGGATGACCTCCGTGGCGATGACCGACCACGGCAACATGTTCGGCGCCATAGACTTCTGGCACCAGATGAAAGGGGAGGGGATCAAGCCCATCATCGGTATGGAGGGCTACATTCATAACGGCGAAACCCTCGACGACAAGAGCACCCGCCAGCGTTTCCACATCTGCCTTTATGCGAAAAACCAGAAGGGGTACGAGAACCTGATGTACCTCTCCTCCATGGCCTATATCCACGGCTTCTACTACTTTCCCCGCATCACGAAGCAGGAGCTGCGCGAACACAGCGAGGGGCTTGTCTGTACCTCGGCCTGTCTGCAGGGAGAGGTGAGCTGGCACCTTAACACCAACAGCGAACGTAACGTCAAATTCGGCGCCGGCGGCTACGACGAGGCGAAGCGGGTGGCGCTGGAGTACAAGGAGATCTTCGGCGAGGACTTCTACCTGGAGCTGATGCGCCACGGCATCGCCGACCAGCTCTTTATCGACGAGCCGCTGCTCAAACTCTCGCAGGAGACGGGCATCAAGCTCGTCGCGACGAACGACACCCACTACACCTTCCCCGACGATGCACAGTACCACGAGGCGTTCATGTGTATCGGGATGAATAAACTCTATGACGACCCGAACCGTCTGCGTCACTCGGTCCACGAGTTCTACGTCAAGAGTCCGGAGCAGATGCAGCGGCTCTACGCGGACGTTCCCGAAGCGCTGGAGGCGACCCAGGAGATCGTCGACAAGTGCCAGCTCGAGCTCGAACTTGGCAACCCGACGCCGCCGAACTTCAAGTTCACCCGCGAATACGCCGCCAAAGAGGGGCTCAATATCGACCACGCCGACGATGCGCCGCTGGGGCAGAACGCGACGGCGGACGATAAGAAAAAATGGATGGGCGCCGCCGACAAGAACGACGCGGAGTTCTTCATCCACCGCTGCCGCCTGGGGCTGGAAGAGCGTCTCAAACACGTGCCGCCGGAACGCCACGAGGAGTACCGGGCGCGCCTGGAGTACGAGATGGACGTCATCAACTCCATGAAGTTCCCCGGCTACATGCTCATCGTCTGGGACTTCGTCGCCGAAGCCAAGCGGATGGGGGTCGCCGTCGGTCCTGGACGGGGTTCCGCGGCGGGGAGCCTCGTCGCCTACGCGCTGGAGATCACCGACATCGACCCGATGAAGTACGACCTGCTGTTCGAGCGTTTCTTGAACCCCGAACGCGTCTCCATGCCCGATATCGATATGGACTTCATGCAGGCGCGCCGCGGCGAGGTGATTGACTACGTTGTGCGCAAGTACGGCCGCAACCAGGTGGCGCAGATCATCACCTTCGGCTCCCTGCTGGCCAAAGGGGTCATCCGCGACGTCTCCCGCGTCCTCGACATGCCGCTATCGCAGGCGGACAAGATGGCGAAGCTCATCCCCGAAGAGCTGGGGATCACCCTCAACGGCAAGAAGAAGGGCGACGACTTCAAACCGGGCGCTTTCCAGAAAGAGCCGAAGATCAAGGAACTTATCGACACGGACCCGCAGGCGAAGCGCGTCTGGGAGTTCAGTCTCAAGCTCGAAGGGCTCAAGCGCAACGCCGGGATGCACGCGGCGGGGGTCGTCATCAGCAACGAAGAGCTCTGGAAGAAGACCCCCATCTACAAGCCGCCGGGGGAGGAGACCTTCGTCACCCAGTACTCGCTCAACTACCTCGAGGACGTCGACCTGATCAAGTTCGACTTCCTCGGCCTGAAGACCCTCGACGTCATCGACAACGCGATCAAGCTCGTCAAGACGCGCTACGACAAAGTGATCGACTGGAATACGATCAATGTGGACGACCCGAAGGTCTACGAAGTGATCCAGTCCGGTGCGACGGTCGGGATGTTCCAGATCGAATCGAGCGGGATGCAGGACTTGAACAAGCGTCTAAAACCCTCCAACTTCGAAGACCTTATTGCGGTCCTGGCGCTTTACCGCCCGGGACCGATGGAGTCGGGGATGCTTGACGACTTTATCGAACGCAAGCACGGGCGCAAGAAGATCTTCTACCCCTTCGAGGAGGTCAGCTTCGACATGCTCAAAGAGACCCTGGAACCGACCTACGGCATGATCGTCTACCAGGAGCAGGTCATGCAGATCGTCCAGACCGTCGGGGGCTTTAGCCTCGGCGGGGCGGATATCGTCCGCCGTGCGATGGGTAAGAAGAAAGCGGACCTGATGGAGAAGTACAACCGGGAGTTCTCCGAAGGGGCGCAGCAACAGGGTCTGGACTACAAGAAGGCCTCCGCGCTCTTCGACCTGATCGAGAAGTTCGCCGGCTACGGTTTCAACAAATCCCACTCGGCGGCCTACGCAATGGTCACCTTCCAGACGGCGTGGCTCAAGACCTACTACCCGCAGGAGTTCATGGCCGCACTCCTGACGTCGGAGAAGGACAACACGGACAAGGTCGTCAAGTACATCGATGAGGTCAAGCGGATGGGCATTGAACTGAGCCCGCCGGATATCAACGATTCGCAGCTCGAGTTCAGCGCCACCCGCAAAGATGACCAGGACCACATTCTCTTCGGGCTCGGCGCCATCAAGGGGGTCGGGACCTCCGCGGTCAAATCGATCCTCGAGGTGCGCAAGGACGGCGAGTTCACGGACCTGCAGGACTTCGTCAACCGTATCGACCCGCAGAAGGTGAACAAGAAGGTGCTCGAATCCATCGCCAAGGCGGGGGGCTTCGACCGCTACCAGTATTCGCGCCGGGCGCTGCTTGAACAGATGGAGACGGTCATCGAGACGGCCAAGGACTCCATGCAGGCGCGCAAGAACGCCGCGGGCAGCCTTTTCGGCGACGACGCCGACGTCACCACGGTACAGCTCAGGCTCGAAGATGCGCCGGAGTTCGGCCTTAAGCAGATCCTCGAGTTCGAGAAGGAGACCCTGGGCTTCTATGTCTCCGGCCACCCCCTCGATGACTACCGCGAGGAGCTTGACCAGCTCGAATATACCCTCTCGTCCGACCTGGAGAACATCGCCGACGGCTCCTATGCCATCTTTATCGGCAAGGTGGAGGAGATTACGAAGAAGATCTCCAAGAAGGGCAACCAGTTCGGCATCGTCAACATCATGGACTTCCACGGCAACCTCGAGGTGATGCTCTTCAGCGACAAGCTCGAGGAGCTCGAGGCGATGAACCTCGACGAGCCTATTGCCTTCAAGGTCAAGGTGACCCATACGGAGATGTTCACCCGTACGAGCGTGACGAAGATCATGAGCCTCAAAGAGGTGAAAAAAGAGAGCAAGAAGGTCAGTACGAAGATTCGCGAGGTGCCGCAGGAGCCGCTGACCCTGCGCCTACACCTGGACAACGGCGTCGAGCGCCTCGAAGAACTCTACCGCCTTGTCCGCCGCCACCCGGGTACGCGCCCGTTGAAGCTCAACATCGTCTCCAAGCTGCAAAACGTCGTCATCGACTCGGCCATCCGCGTCAACAACTCCATCATGGAGGAGCTGGCCGGTCTCTCCGACGTCGACGTGGCATAA
- a CDS encoding TonB-dependent receptor, with amino-acid sequence MKISVAAAGAVLFGAFSALGAADNYTMETISVESSTITNEAAGKTEVSTVNYIDQELIEQINPKQLNEVLQTVPGVTADYMGNEVVEIHIRGINQQEFMWEDTGVAIIVDGVPVYAKSGKFRLNMSDITSIKVIKGSAAYLYGNRAMAGAIVITTSKPRGGDDAYSVSAEAGSYNAQDYEATARISRESFAASLNANYRKSDGYWVDSAYWNKSLSGKVSYYIDDTSDVTLGIDKTLKYEEQKRASSTGVTAADANPRGTEASGFQKDNEVDLDKYILTYTKEFANGGNLLLNVYDYIDEYDYISSPQDTDGDGIGDTYARHTLEHKKQKGAKLEFKQELADFAYLVGYEFGDRQYQSGSETLIDYNSTDVEGNPVANYAGELTHTNDDQRLHAFYGELKYAITPAWTAVVNMRHDIQKDMYKVVSHDYNGTDWNNEKLYEDHTYNENGYRVGATYAVNADTTLYANISTGYRTPTVDKMVTNYENRNRTDGVAVPIDVERSITYEVGARGNIGGHLLDYELSVFQMDTKDIIGYRFGTYSFATSGGITDNIGDARNRGVELSLKSDPSRRLSFNLAYTYLKAEFTKHDPVKIAYRGPEYDIVGNELPRTPNNIFDLYTTIRFSPNLKVIGQVYAQSEYYADETNMIKMPGYAFLNLQARYTMHVGGNELECYVKVNNVFDEHYYQTVYFTGDKSGDGTFDREDPTITVAPGKEYFAGLIYRF; translated from the coding sequence ATGAAAATAAGTGTTGCGGCGGCGGGTGCCGTTCTTTTTGGAGCGTTCAGCGCGCTTGGAGCGGCGGATAACTATACGATGGAGACGATCAGCGTGGAGTCGTCGACGATCACCAACGAGGCGGCCGGGAAGACCGAAGTCTCGACGGTGAACTACATCGATCAGGAGCTGATCGAGCAGATCAATCCCAAGCAGCTCAACGAGGTGCTTCAGACCGTTCCCGGCGTGACGGCGGACTATATGGGCAACGAAGTCGTCGAGATCCATATCCGGGGGATCAACCAGCAGGAGTTTATGTGGGAGGACACGGGGGTCGCCATTATTGTCGACGGTGTCCCCGTCTACGCGAAAAGCGGCAAATTTCGTCTCAATATGAGCGATATCACCAGCATCAAGGTGATCAAGGGGAGTGCGGCCTATCTCTACGGCAACCGCGCGATGGCCGGTGCCATCGTCATAACGACCTCCAAGCCCCGGGGCGGCGACGACGCCTATTCGGTCAGTGCGGAAGCGGGGAGCTACAATGCTCAGGATTACGAAGCGACGGCCCGCATCAGCCGGGAGAGCTTCGCCGCCAGTTTGAACGCGAACTACCGTAAAAGCGACGGATACTGGGTCGATTCGGCCTACTGGAACAAGTCACTCAGCGGTAAGGTTTCGTACTATATCGACGATACGAGCGATGTGACGCTGGGGATCGACAAGACGCTCAAGTACGAGGAGCAGAAACGCGCTTCATCGACCGGTGTCACCGCGGCGGACGCCAATCCCCGGGGAACGGAGGCGAGCGGCTTCCAGAAGGACAACGAGGTCGACCTGGACAAGTACATCCTTACCTATACGAAAGAGTTCGCCAACGGGGGGAACCTGCTGCTGAACGTCTACGACTACATTGACGAATACGATTACATCTCCAGCCCGCAGGATACCGACGGCGACGGCATCGGCGACACCTACGCGCGGCATACCCTGGAACACAAAAAACAGAAGGGTGCCAAGCTGGAGTTCAAACAGGAGCTGGCGGATTTTGCCTATCTTGTCGGCTATGAGTTCGGTGACCGCCAGTACCAGTCGGGCAGCGAGACGCTGATCGACTACAACTCGACGGACGTCGAGGGGAATCCCGTCGCGAACTATGCCGGGGAGCTGACACACACCAATGACGACCAGCGTCTGCACGCCTTTTACGGTGAGCTGAAATATGCCATCACGCCGGCATGGACGGCCGTAGTCAATATGCGCCACGATATTCAGAAAGATATGTACAAGGTTGTTTCGCACGACTACAACGGCACCGACTGGAACAATGAGAAGCTCTACGAGGATCACACCTATAACGAAAACGGCTACCGGGTCGGAGCAACCTATGCCGTGAATGCCGATACGACCCTCTACGCCAACATCTCCACCGGCTACCGTACGCCGACAGTGGACAAGATGGTCACGAACTACGAAAACCGCAACCGCACGGACGGCGTGGCCGTGCCCATCGACGTCGAGCGCAGCATCACCTACGAGGTCGGCGCGCGGGGGAATATCGGGGGGCATCTCCTCGATTACGAGCTCTCCGTTTTTCAGATGGATACGAAAGATATCATCGGCTACCGTTTCGGGACCTACTCGTTCGCGACCAGCGGCGGCATCACGGACAATATCGGCGATGCGCGCAACCGTGGGGTGGAACTCTCCCTCAAGAGCGATCCCTCGCGGCGCCTCTCGTTCAACCTCGCCTATACCTATCTGAAGGCGGAGTTCACGAAACATGACCCCGTGAAGATCGCCTACCGCGGACCAGAGTATGACATCGTCGGCAACGAGCTGCCGAGAACCCCGAACAACATCTTCGACCTCTACACGACAATCAGGTTCTCGCCGAACCTGAAGGTGATCGGCCAGGTGTACGCGCAATCGGAGTATTACGCGGACGAGACGAACATGATCAAGATGCCGGGATACGCTTTTCTGAACCTGCAGGCACGCTACACGATGCACGTCGGCGGCAACGAACTGGAGTGCTACGTCAAGGTCAACAACGTTTTTGACGAACACTACTACCAGACGGTCTACTTTACCGGCGACAAGAGCGGGGACGGTACCTTCGACCGCGAGGACCCGACGATCACGGTCGCACCGGGCAAAGAGTACTTCGCCGGGCTCATCTACCGCTTCTAG
- a CDS encoding acyl-CoA dehydratase activase encodes MEYFAGIDIGSTAIKIAIVDGMGSLVGHRVSASGSMFYKYAQESLAQLMAEVGVTPEALRYTVATGYGRKLFKEADENISEITANAIGARAAAQGHGEIKTIINIGGQDSKAIAMDSDGNVVNFAMNDRCAAGTGKFLDVVARNLEIGVDELGEYHFKSTGTPLSINSTCAVFAESEIIGLLGNNHRVEEIVSGVHYSIAKRIVKLVKRVGINEGIYFDGGPALNSGLVNAIENELGKPIFVPAFPQITTSLGAAVLAWESYAYESGEAV; translated from the coding sequence ATGGAGTATTTTGCAGGGATCGATATCGGGTCGACGGCGATCAAGATCGCCATCGTCGACGGGATGGGGAGTCTGGTCGGGCACCGCGTGAGTGCGAGCGGCAGCATGTTTTACAAATACGCCCAGGAGAGCCTCGCGCAGTTGATGGCGGAGGTGGGCGTCACCCCGGAGGCGCTGCGCTATACCGTCGCGACGGGATACGGCCGTAAACTCTTCAAGGAGGCGGACGAGAACATCAGCGAGATCACCGCCAACGCCATCGGCGCGCGGGCCGCGGCGCAGGGCCATGGCGAGATCAAGACGATCATCAACATCGGCGGGCAGGACTCCAAGGCGATCGCCATGGACAGCGACGGCAACGTCGTCAATTTCGCGATGAACGACCGCTGCGCGGCGGGGACGGGAAAGTTCCTCGACGTCGTCGCCCGCAACCTGGAAATCGGCGTGGACGAGCTGGGGGAGTACCACTTCAAATCCACCGGCACGCCGCTTTCCATCAACAGTACCTGCGCCGTTTTCGCCGAGTCGGAGATTATCGGCCTGCTGGGGAACAACCACCGCGTCGAGGAGATCGTCAGCGGGGTGCACTACTCTATCGCCAAACGGATTGTGAAGCTCGTGAAGCGGGTCGGCATCAACGAGGGGATCTACTTCGACGGCGGCCCGGCGCTCAACAGCGGGCTGGTCAACGCCATCGAGAACGAGCTGGGCAAACCGATCTTCGTGCCGGCCTTTCCGCAGATCACGACGTCGCTCGGTGCCGCCGTCCTCGCCTGGGAGTCCTACGCCTACGAAAGCGGCGAAGCGGTATAG
- a CDS encoding double-cubane-cluster-containing anaerobic reductase: MNARNDHTIETPRERQGRHKAMEAVKVLDTLREYAVNPPEAMEYFYELHRRYHCDMTPMHEGKTKVGTMCIQVPYEVIDALGAAPVRLCNGFYTDDEIGGEYLPSKSCPLVKATVGAFATDHFADAPDLVVTPTTCDQKTKATGIVEEMGYPVYEMEFPRVKESEESREYWRRSVRNFTKTLSKELKTKLTRRKLKASIQKVGYAQTLYHRLSALRKAELPPISGNDMFLVTNAFFFDKTEAWSAAVERLLIEMEARVKEGIGAARKRSPRIVYTGSPPIFPNLKVPQLIEMADAVIVADESCSSNRLFNDMVSVDEWFLYDMVDAVADRYLKGCTCPVFTRNDDRIRRIVELVKEFSADGVVYQAFAGCQVYEMEQRSVLAAMEKEGIPILYLESDYSPSQLGQLTTRVEAFVESLKSRKRRQ; encoded by the coding sequence ATGAACGCGCGTAACGACCATACGATAGAGACGCCCAGAGAGCGGCAGGGACGCCACAAGGCGATGGAAGCGGTAAAGGTGCTCGACACGCTGCGCGAATACGCCGTCAACCCCCCGGAGGCGATGGAGTACTTCTACGAGCTTCACCGGCGCTACCACTGCGACATGACGCCGATGCACGAGGGGAAAACGAAGGTGGGGACGATGTGCATCCAGGTTCCCTACGAAGTGATCGACGCCCTCGGCGCGGCACCGGTGCGGCTCTGCAACGGCTTTTACACCGACGACGAGATCGGCGGCGAATACCTGCCGTCGAAATCCTGCCCGCTGGTCAAGGCCACGGTGGGGGCCTTCGCGACGGACCACTTCGCCGATGCGCCGGACCTCGTCGTGACGCCGACAACCTGCGACCAGAAAACGAAGGCGACGGGGATCGTCGAGGAGATGGGCTACCCGGTGTATGAAATGGAGTTTCCCCGGGTCAAGGAGAGCGAGGAGAGCCGGGAGTACTGGCGCCGCAGCGTGCGCAACTTCACCAAGACACTCTCGAAGGAGCTGAAAACGAAGTTGACGCGCCGAAAGCTCAAGGCTTCCATCCAGAAGGTCGGCTACGCCCAGACGCTTTACCACCGTCTGAGCGCCCTGCGTAAAGCGGAGCTGCCGCCGATCTCGGGCAACGATATGTTCCTTGTGACCAACGCCTTTTTCTTCGACAAGACCGAGGCATGGAGCGCGGCGGTGGAACGGCTGCTAATAGAGATGGAGGCGCGTGTGAAGGAGGGCATCGGTGCCGCCCGCAAACGCAGCCCGCGCATCGTTTACACCGGATCGCCCCCGATCTTCCCGAACCTGAAGGTGCCGCAGCTCATCGAGATGGCGGACGCGGTGATTGTCGCGGACGAGAGCTGCTCATCGAACCGCCTCTTCAACGACATGGTCTCGGTGGATGAGTGGTTCCTTTACGACATGGTCGACGCGGTCGCGGACCGCTATCTGAAAGGGTGCACCTGCCCTGTCTTTACCCGCAACGACGACCGGATCCGCCGCATCGTCGAGCTGGTGAAGGAGTTCAGCGCCGACGGCGTCGTTTACCAGGCCTTCGCGGGGTGCCAGGTCTACGAGATGGAGCAGCGCTCCGTTCTGGCGGCGATGGAGAAGGAGGGGATTCCCATCCTCTACCTTGAGAGCGACTACAGCCCCAGTCAGCTGGGGCAGCTCACGACGCGGGTCGAGGCCTTCGTCGAATCGCTCAAGAGCAGAAAAAGGAGACAGTAA
- a CDS encoding 4Fe-4S binding protein, which translates to MKRIRRFLDLGNLRRFRAIVQLVTFVLLIYGAYFAIDLGSNMPVLSCGYDRQNGGMCYLLPLQHQLGRPLGMLFSMASIGILVGFVTFLLWFIVFNKAWCGFVCPLGTMQDWLTSLRKLFGIRYSSYNQTQFNRLKVIKYVLLVLLLLLPVAIGAGLIGGEWRAAFCQICPGRMITPLFVGDFSQWTIDFSSKTTMILTALGMVITGMFLAGSFVKKRFFCFFCPMSALQYSFSKFSILKLKKDGGKCTKCGDCYTVCDMQIKDIADDVQSRDILRDDCTLCMKCIAACPEEGCLQADIAGFTIFQSTKEGFSKRMQIDRPGGDDERA; encoded by the coding sequence ATGAAAAGGATTAGGCGATTCCTCGATCTGGGCAACCTGCGCCGTTTCCGCGCGATCGTCCAGCTGGTCACCTTTGTGCTGTTGATCTACGGGGCCTATTTCGCGATCGATCTGGGCAGTAATATGCCGGTGCTCTCCTGCGGCTATGACCGCCAAAACGGCGGCATGTGCTACCTGCTGCCGCTGCAGCACCAGCTCGGCCGTCCCCTGGGCATGCTTTTCAGTATGGCGAGCATCGGGATCCTGGTTGGATTTGTCACCTTCCTGCTCTGGTTTATCGTCTTCAATAAGGCGTGGTGCGGTTTCGTCTGTCCGCTGGGAACGATGCAGGACTGGCTCACCTCGCTGCGCAAGCTTTTCGGCATCCGCTACAGCAGCTACAACCAGACGCAGTTCAACCGCCTCAAGGTGATCAAGTACGTACTGCTCGTTCTGCTGCTCTTGCTGCCGGTGGCGATAGGCGCGGGGCTGATCGGGGGCGAATGGCGGGCGGCGTTTTGCCAGATCTGCCCGGGACGGATGATCACGCCGCTCTTCGTCGGGGATTTCTCGCAATGGACGATCGACTTCTCCAGCAAAACGACGATGATCCTGACGGCGCTGGGAATGGTCATCACGGGGATGTTCCTCGCCGGCTCCTTTGTGAAGAAACGCTTCTTCTGTTTCTTCTGCCCGATGAGCGCGCTGCAGTACTCCTTCAGCAAATTTTCCATCCTGAAGCTGAAGAAGGACGGCGGCAAGTGCACCAAGTGCGGCGACTGCTACACCGTCTGCGACATGCAGATTAAGGATATCGCCGATGACGTGCAGAGCCGCGACATCCTGCGCGACGACTGTACGCTCTGCATGAAGTGCATCGCCGCCTGCCCGGAAGAGGGGTGCCTGCAGGCCGATATCGCCGGCTTTACCATTTTTCAGTCCACCAAGGAAGGATTTTCCAAACGTATGCAGATTGACAGACCCGGAGGCGACGATGAACGCGCGTAA
- a CDS encoding sulfite exporter TauE/SafE family protein, with translation MEYFSLLLIGLSYGVTACMFSCMPFLSPLLLTQNGRPGGALYVVSIFSLGRIVSYSLIAVGASFGAMAVKSLLDDPALSQSLLGISTVFVGGVLLYRSFGQRRCCSVSGGKQGATGSVGYFAMGFAITLNPCAPVMSLIAVAAGSISAADALAMGLAFGLGAVSASWALYGLFFSQVAREAVAQLARYKTAIERIAALLLMAVGIATINGLSHL, from the coding sequence ATGGAGTACTTCTCTTTACTGCTTATCGGTCTCTCTTACGGCGTGACGGCCTGTATGTTCAGCTGCATGCCTTTTCTGAGCCCGCTGCTGCTGACACAAAACGGCCGTCCGGGCGGAGCGCTTTATGTCGTTTCCATCTTCAGCCTGGGGCGGATCGTCAGTTACAGCCTGATCGCTGTGGGGGCCTCTTTCGGCGCAATGGCAGTCAAGTCGCTGCTCGACGATCCCGCGCTTTCGCAGAGCCTGCTGGGCATCAGCACTGTTTTTGTCGGCGGCGTGCTGCTGTACCGGAGTTTCGGGCAGCGCCGTTGCTGCAGCGTTTCGGGGGGAAAGCAGGGGGCGACCGGGAGCGTCGGCTACTTCGCGATGGGCTTTGCGATCACGCTGAACCCCTGCGCCCCCGTTATGTCGCTTATCGCCGTGGCGGCGGGGAGCATCAGCGCGGCGGATGCCCTGGCGATGGGCCTGGCCTTCGGCCTTGGGGCGGTGAGCGCCTCCTGGGCCCTGTACGGGCTCTTCTTTTCCCAGGTCGCGCGTGAAGCGGTGGCGCAGCTTGCGCGTTACAAGACGGCGATCGAGAGGATCGCCGCGCTGTTACTGATGGCCGTGGGCATCGCAACCATCAATGGATTGAGCCATTTATAA
- a CDS encoding TIGR01621 family pseudouridine synthase, producing the protein MSPLTLCFDHRDFAVVAKPAGMSFHSETGAGFVVRAAELTGCPLYPVHRLDKMTSGLVILAKSSEAAAAFTALFEKREIEKYYLALSLRKPKKKQGWIKGDMAKARRGDWKLLKTTENPAVTRFISATLREGERAFLVKPYTGKTHQIRVALKSLGSPIAGDVRYADKAEAEKEERGYLHAYALRFTYNDEPYRFTFPPDEGERFLSPLFSDLLQEWQAPWEHFPEKK; encoded by the coding sequence ATGAGCCCCCTGACCCTTTGTTTCGACCATCGCGATTTTGCCGTTGTCGCCAAACCGGCGGGGATGAGCTTTCACAGCGAAACCGGGGCCGGATTCGTCGTACGGGCCGCTGAACTTACCGGATGCCCCCTCTACCCGGTCCACCGCCTCGACAAGATGACCTCCGGGCTTGTCATCCTTGCCAAGAGCAGCGAGGCGGCCGCTGCCTTTACGGCGCTGTTCGAAAAGCGCGAAATCGAAAAGTACTACCTCGCGCTCAGTCTGCGTAAACCGAAAAAAAAGCAGGGGTGGATCAAGGGGGACATGGCCAAAGCGCGCCGCGGCGACTGGAAATTGCTCAAAACAACGGAGAACCCGGCGGTGACCCGCTTCATCTCCGCCACCCTGCGCGAAGGGGAACGCGCCTTCCTCGTCAAACCCTACACCGGCAAGACCCATCAGATCCGCGTGGCGCTCAAAAGCCTGGGCTCTCCCATTGCCGGCGACGTGCGCTACGCCGACAAGGCGGAGGCGGAGAAAGAGGAGCGCGGCTACCTGCACGCCTACGCCCTGCGTTTTACCTACAATGATGAACCCTACCGTTTCACCTTTCCCCCCGATGAGGGGGAGCGTTTTCTCTCACCCCTGTTCAGCGATCTGCTGCAGGAATGGCAGGCCCCCTGGGAACACTTTCCCGAAAAAAAATAG